From a single Vibrio toranzoniae genomic region:
- a CDS encoding flagellar protein FliT, translated as MNGQLQELCELDQLIISKLELSEINAEEITQLVDNRDQLLQNVFQLIDSHPDVKQSSEWFEAITRTRKLVELMQSETNRIGKNLHKYRHGAKSVQQYKKFL; from the coding sequence ATGAATGGACAACTTCAAGAGCTTTGTGAACTAGATCAACTAATTATCTCTAAGCTCGAATTAAGTGAAATTAATGCTGAAGAAATAACACAGCTTGTCGATAACAGAGATCAGTTATTGCAAAACGTGTTTCAATTAATCGACTCACACCCCGACGTTAAGCAAAGTTCTGAATGGTTTGAAGCCATTACCAGAACCAGAAAATTGGTCGAATTGATGCAGTCTGAGACGAATCGAATAGGTAAAAACCTACACAAATATCGTCACGGTGCTAAATCAGTTCAACAATACAAAAAGTTTTTATAG
- the fliD gene encoding flagellar filament capping protein FliD has translation MSFGPMGISSGMDINSMVSKIVDSERVPKQQRIDNERTRIDTSISAYGRLRESLDSMKNLMTNFRQEKAFAVRTVESTDEGLVSATATTEAIAGKYAIDVLQLAQSHKVASDVLSEDMKFGPGKLQISLGDNSFDVQVGDRSKLIDIVRSINGADSNPGVRASVINDVGGPRLIVASNQSGSDQQISINVESDTANPLKKLEYKTLEERVKTLEKARLSAQEILSKPAPGQEVAALDPFSEADKSSLDADGNQIPPQEGGKGNSAQSVSLSYGEQAAADGQAALDAAQAAKSVMPEDNIPGWTETASGTLLDSYYTPELELDEKAIEKAPDVPGWSNAASGTLTDSYVTPKEAQQKLEAEQARIEEKISQEKADLAEKVQKGELTAEQAKKIERAKLEPEEREHLEKVDKAQADLVQAQQAFDAYSGMAEVQAGQDSMVVLDGVAQLSSNNNVIEDAVEGIDITVKGKTPKDKPPAEIGVEYDRNSVRQDIEAFVNSYNQFYQVSKNLAGVDPTTGQKGPLSGDSTVRNADSRLKGVFSSSIEGAPDNLKSLTEFGITTTRQGSLEINYDMLDRQLNNNFDKLGEFFGGNNGFAKKVEDAIQGITGVTGSIRTREKSLVEQNYRLADDQSALDRRMDSLENRTHSKFTAMQDATSKMQSQLGSMMNALG, from the coding sequence ATGAGTTTTGGCCCAATGGGGATTTCGTCTGGCATGGATATCAATTCCATGGTCAGCAAAATTGTTGATTCGGAGCGCGTACCTAAACAGCAACGAATCGACAATGAACGAACGCGAATCGATACCAGCATTAGTGCCTATGGAAGACTCAGAGAATCCCTTGACTCGATGAAAAACCTGATGACAAACTTTCGTCAGGAAAAAGCTTTTGCTGTGCGAACAGTGGAAAGTACTGATGAAGGTCTTGTTTCTGCGACCGCGACTACTGAAGCGATCGCTGGCAAATATGCCATCGATGTGTTGCAGCTTGCCCAGAGCCATAAAGTGGCTTCTGATGTACTATCAGAGGACATGAAGTTTGGCCCAGGTAAGCTGCAGATTTCGCTTGGCGATAATAGCTTTGATGTACAAGTTGGCGATAGATCGAAACTTATCGATATTGTTCGCAGCATAAACGGCGCAGATAGCAACCCAGGCGTTCGCGCATCGGTTATCAATGATGTCGGAGGCCCACGACTTATTGTTGCCTCGAACCAGTCCGGTTCCGATCAGCAGATCAGCATAAATGTTGAATCTGATACTGCCAATCCTCTTAAAAAACTCGAATACAAGACTCTTGAAGAGCGTGTTAAAACGTTGGAGAAAGCTCGTCTTTCTGCTCAAGAGATCCTTTCTAAGCCTGCACCAGGGCAAGAAGTTGCAGCCTTAGACCCCTTTAGTGAGGCTGATAAGTCTTCACTTGATGCTGACGGCAATCAGATTCCGCCACAAGAAGGTGGAAAGGGTAATTCTGCTCAGAGTGTTAGTCTTAGTTACGGCGAGCAGGCCGCAGCCGATGGTCAAGCAGCGCTAGACGCTGCTCAGGCTGCAAAATCGGTGATGCCTGAAGATAATATTCCAGGCTGGACGGAAACGGCCTCTGGTACGTTATTGGACTCTTATTACACACCCGAACTTGAGCTTGATGAAAAGGCGATAGAGAAGGCACCCGATGTGCCGGGGTGGTCCAATGCCGCATCAGGTACGCTGACCGATTCCTACGTGACGCCAAAAGAAGCCCAACAAAAGCTTGAGGCTGAACAAGCGCGTATCGAAGAAAAAATTTCACAAGAAAAAGCGGATCTGGCTGAGAAAGTTCAAAAAGGCGAATTGACGGCTGAACAAGCTAAAAAGATTGAACGTGCCAAATTAGAACCGGAAGAGCGTGAGCATTTAGAGAAGGTCGATAAAGCACAAGCTGACTTGGTTCAGGCTCAACAGGCTTTTGATGCCTACAGTGGTATGGCTGAAGTTCAAGCTGGACAAGACTCAATGGTGGTTTTGGATGGCGTTGCTCAGCTCTCTAGTAACAACAATGTGATTGAAGATGCCGTGGAAGGGATCGATATTACGGTAAAAGGAAAAACACCAAAAGATAAGCCGCCAGCAGAAATTGGTGTGGAGTACGACCGTAATAGTGTTCGCCAAGACATTGAAGCTTTTGTTAATTCTTACAATCAGTTTTACCAAGTGTCTAAAAACTTGGCGGGCGTTGACCCAACGACTGGGCAAAAAGGCCCTCTTTCTGGCGACAGTACGGTTCGTAACGCCGATTCGCGTCTTAAAGGTGTGTTCTCATCAAGTATTGAAGGTGCACCCGATAACCTTAAGTCTTTGACTGAATTTGGTATCACGACTACAAGACAAGGCTCGTTAGAGATCAACTACGACATGCTTGATCGTCAACTTAATAATAATTTTGATAAGTTGGGTGAGTTCTTCGGGGGCAACAACGGTTTCGCTAAAAAGGTCGAAGATGCGATTCAAGGCATCACTGGTGTCACTGGCTCAATTCGTACGAGAGAAAAGAGCTTAGTTGAGCAAAATTACCGCCTAGCGGATGACCAAAGCGCGCTCGACCGTCGCATGGATAGCCTAGAGAACCGCACTCACTCTAAGTTCACTGCGATGCAAGATGCGACCAGTAAAATGCAATCTCAGCTGGGCAGTATGATGAATGCGTTGGGCTAG
- the flaG gene encoding flagellar protein FlaG, producing the protein MEIPSNASNIQPYGSPNGIKFASDEGSSASSTSRLKEATSYDKVDKSKEEATAAVIQLAQDRQELNDEERVKMVEKVNEFISSLNKGVAFKVDEESGRDVVTIYETTTGDIIRQIPDEEMLEILRRLAAQNSNSRIFEVKV; encoded by the coding sequence ATGGAAATACCATCCAACGCATCGAACATCCAGCCTTATGGCTCACCCAATGGCATTAAATTTGCAAGCGATGAAGGTAGTAGTGCGTCGAGCACTTCGCGACTGAAAGAAGCAACATCTTATGACAAGGTAGATAAATCAAAAGAAGAGGCTACCGCAGCAGTGATTCAATTAGCTCAAGATAGACAAGAGCTAAATGATGAAGAGCGGGTCAAGATGGTGGAGAAGGTAAATGAGTTTATCTCCTCTCTCAATAAGGGTGTTGCTTTTAAAGTCGATGAAGAGTCAGGTCGGGATGTGGTGACCATTTATGAGACCACAACCGGTGATATTATTCGCCAAATACCCGATGAAGAAATGCTTGAAATTCTAAGACGCCTAGCAGCCCAAAACTCGAATAGTCGAATATTTGAGGTGAAGGTTTAA
- a CDS encoding sigma-54 dependent transcriptional regulator has translation MQGLAKLLVVDDNAQDRHNLSTILEFVGESCEVISSEQARKVDWSLPWAGCIIGSIKGKGFNILLNEQLVHANHIPLLVISKNNYSVDELTNFVGELELPLNYPQLSDALRHCKDFLGRKGGQVVSSARKNTLFRSLVGQSSGIQEVRHLIEQVSSTEANVLILGESGTGKEVVARNIHYHSKRRTGPFVPVNCGAIPADLLESELFGHEKGAFTGAITARKGRFELAEGGTLFLDEIGDMPMAMQVKLLRVLQERCFERVGGNTTIQANVRVIAATHRNLEDMIDDESFREDLYYRLNVFPIEMPALQDRKEDIPLLLQELMTRMEAEGSMPICFTPRAINSLMEHDWPGNVRELANLIERMLILYPNSLVDVNHLPTKYRYSDIPEFQPEFNSFTSEEEQERDALADLFSEDFSFDQQDDIADNANAPQELPAEGVNLKELLADMEVNMISQALEAQGGIVARAADMLGMRRTTLVEKMRKYNLQR, from the coding sequence ATGCAAGGTTTGGCAAAACTGCTTGTCGTCGACGATAACGCTCAAGATCGTCACAATTTAAGCACAATATTAGAGTTTGTAGGAGAGAGCTGCGAAGTTATCAGCTCTGAACAAGCGCGCAAAGTTGACTGGTCATTACCGTGGGCAGGCTGCATTATCGGCTCAATTAAAGGTAAAGGCTTCAACATATTATTGAATGAACAGCTTGTTCACGCCAATCACATTCCTTTACTTGTGATTAGCAAAAACAATTACTCGGTTGATGAGCTAACTAACTTCGTTGGCGAACTCGAGCTTCCTCTCAATTACCCTCAATTAAGTGATGCATTAAGGCACTGTAAAGACTTCTTAGGCCGAAAAGGGGGGCAAGTTGTGTCTTCGGCACGTAAGAACACGCTGTTTCGTAGCCTCGTGGGGCAGAGTTCGGGCATTCAAGAAGTACGTCACTTAATTGAACAAGTCTCTTCTACGGAAGCGAACGTATTGATTCTTGGCGAATCGGGTACGGGCAAAGAAGTGGTCGCGCGTAATATTCACTACCATTCTAAGCGTCGTACTGGACCGTTTGTGCCAGTGAATTGTGGCGCGATTCCAGCAGATTTGCTCGAAAGTGAACTATTTGGCCACGAGAAAGGGGCGTTTACCGGCGCAATTACCGCACGTAAAGGTCGCTTTGAGTTAGCTGAAGGTGGCACGCTGTTCCTTGATGAAATTGGTGATATGCCAATGGCGATGCAAGTTAAACTGCTGCGTGTTTTGCAAGAGCGTTGTTTTGAACGTGTAGGTGGTAACACTACCATTCAAGCTAATGTCCGCGTGATAGCAGCCACACACCGCAACCTCGAAGATATGATCGACGATGAATCTTTCCGTGAGGACCTTTACTACCGCTTAAATGTCTTCCCGATTGAAATGCCGGCACTTCAAGATCGTAAAGAAGATATTCCACTGTTGCTTCAAGAGCTAATGACCAGAATGGAAGCGGAAGGTAGCATGCCTATTTGCTTTACGCCGCGCGCCATCAATTCTTTGATGGAACATGATTGGCCGGGTAATGTTCGTGAACTTGCTAACCTCATTGAACGAATGTTGATCCTCTATCCGAATAGTCTGGTCGACGTTAATCATCTTCCAACGAAGTACAGATACAGCGATATTCCTGAGTTCCAACCTGAATTTAATAGCTTTACCTCTGAAGAAGAACAAGAGCGTGATGCATTGGCGGACTTGTTTTCCGAAGATTTCAGTTTTGATCAGCAAGATGATATTGCCGACAATGCGAATGCGCCCCAAGAGTTACCCGCTGAAGGGGTTAATCTGAAAGAGCTGCTCGCGGATATGGAAGTGAACATGATTAGTCAAGCCTTGGAGGCTCAGGGGGGGATCGTTGCTCGTGCTGCGGACATGCTTGGAATGCGAAGAACCACTCTGGTTGAAAAAATGCGTAAATATAACTTACAGCGTTAG
- the fliS gene encoding flagellar export chaperone FliS, whose translation MRGSLQAYKKVSVDSQLTAASPHKIVQMLMAGAIERLIQGKAAMQAGNIPVKGERLGKALDIIISLRSCLSMDDGGDIAKNLDQLYEFMITQISAANHKNDPQPIDDVVGIIREIKSAWDQIPNEYHNLTSTEVGI comes from the coding sequence ATGCGCGGTTCTTTACAGGCATATAAAAAGGTATCAGTGGATAGTCAGCTAACGGCTGCTTCACCGCATAAAATTGTGCAAATGTTAATGGCAGGTGCTATTGAGCGCTTGATCCAAGGCAAGGCGGCAATGCAGGCGGGTAATATCCCAGTGAAAGGTGAGCGACTTGGTAAAGCTTTAGATATCATTATTAGCCTACGTAGTTGCCTGTCTATGGATGACGGCGGCGATATAGCGAAAAACCTAGATCAACTTTATGAGTTCATGATCACGCAAATTTCTGCGGCAAATCACAAAAATGATCCACAGCCTATTGATGATGTTGTTGGTATTATCCGTGAAATTAAGAGCGCTTGGGACCAAATTCCGAATGAATATCACAACTTGACCTCTACTGAGGTAGGTATTTAA